The following coding sequences lie in one Sus scrofa isolate TJ Tabasco breed Duroc unplaced genomic scaffold, Sscrofa11.1 Contig1955, whole genome shotgun sequence genomic window:
- the LOC110258386 gene encoding olfactory receptor 6C3-like — protein sequence MKNHTVPTEFILLGLSDDPELQTVIFLFLIITYILSVVGNLAIITLTLVDSHLHTPMYFFLRNFSVLEISFTTVCIPRFLGTIVTRDKTISYGNCIAQLFFFIFMGITEFYLLTAMSYDRYVAICKPLHYTTIMSKRVCTLLVFFAWLAGFLNIFPPVILFLRLDYCGSNIIDHFACDYFPLLQLSCSDTWLLEVIGFYSAIVILLFTLALILLSYVFIMKTILKLPSASQRKKAFSTCSSHMIVISISYGSCIFMYANPSAKEKASLTKGVAILNTSVAPMMNPFIYTLRNQQVKQAFKDSIQKIMFFSSK from the coding sequence ATGAAAAACCACACAGTACCCACAGAATTCATTCTTCTTGGCCTCTCAGATGACCCAGAGCTTCAgactgtgatttttctctttttaattatcaCATATATATTAAGTGTCGTGGGAAATTTGGCCATCATCACTCTCACCCTGGTGGACTCCCATCTACACACccctatgtattttttcctcaggAACTTCTCTGTGTTAGAAATTTCCTTCACAACTGTCTGCATTCCTAGATTTTTGGGCACAATTGTCACCAGGGACAAAACTATTTCATACGGTAATTGTATAGCTCagttgtttttcttcatcttcatggGAATCACTGAATTTTATCTTCTAACTGCCATGTCCTATGATCGCTATGTCGcaatctgcaaacccctgcattataCAACCATCATGAGCAAAAGAGTCTGCACACTGCTTGTCTTTTTCGCTTGGTTGGCAGGATTCTTAAATATCTTCCCGccagttattctttttctccGGTTAGATTATTGCGGCTCCAATATCATCGATCACTTTGCTTGTGACTATTTCCCCCTCCTGCAACTATCCTGCTCTGACACATGGCTCCTGGAAGTGATTGGTTTCTACTCTGCCATAGTGATTCTGCTTTTCACCCTGGCATTGATCCTTCTATCCTACGTGTTCATCATGAAGACAATCCTGAAACTGCCTTCTGCCAGTCAGAGAAAAAAGGCATTTTCTACATGCTCCTCTCACATGATTGTCATTTCCATCTCTTATGGGAGCTGCATATTCATGTATGCCAACCCTTCAGCAAAAGAAAAGGCGTCCTTGACCAAAGGAGTAGCTATTCTGAACACTTCTGTTGCTCCCATGATGAATCCATTTATATATACCCTGAGGAACCAGCAAGTGAAGCAAGCCTTTAAAGATAGCATCCAAAAGATTATGTTTTtttcaagtaaatga